In one Juglans regia cultivar Chandler chromosome 11, Walnut 2.0, whole genome shotgun sequence genomic region, the following are encoded:
- the LOC108998851 gene encoding GTP-binding protein YPTM2-like encodes MNPEYDYLFKLLLIGDSGVGKSCLLLRFADDSYLDSYISTIGVDFKIRTVEQDGKTIKLQIWDTAGQERFRTITSSYYRGAHGIIIVYDVTDQESFNNVKQWLSEIDRYASENVNKLLVGNKSDLTANKVVSYETAKAFADEIGIPFMETSAKNSNNVEQAFMAMAADIKNRMASQPMNNVRAPTVQIRGQPVNQKSGCCSS; translated from the exons ATGAATCCTGAATA TGACTATCTGTTCAAGCTTTTGCTTATTGGAGACTCTGGTGTCGGCAAATCATGTCTTCTTCTGAGATTTGCT GATGATTCGTACTTGGACAGTTACATTAGCACAATTGGAGTTGACTTT AAAATACGCACAGTGGAGCAAGATGGGAAGACAATAAAACTTCAAATT TGGGATACTGCAGGACAAGAGCGATTTAGGACAATCACCAGTAGCTATTACCGTGGAGCACATGGCATTAta ATAGTTTATGATGTGACAGACCAAGAGAGCTTTAATAATGTTAAGCAATGGTTGAGTGAAATTGACCGATATGCTAGTGAGAACGTAAACAAGCTTCTGGTTGGTAACAAAAGTGACCTTACTGCTAATAAAGTTGTGTCCTACGAAACTGCCAAG GCTTTTGCGGATGAAATTGGCATTCCATTTATGGAGACGAGTgctaaaaattctaataatgtGGAGCAGGCATTTATGGCCATGGCTGCTGACATCAAGAATAG GATGGCGAGTCAACCAATGAACAATGTGAGAGCACCAACAGTGCAGATACGAGGACAACCTGTTAACCAGAAGTCTGGCTGCTGCTCTTCTTAG
- the LOC108998817 gene encoding zinc finger CCCH domain-containing protein 54, whose translation MLNGINPGFYDFSEQQFPQVVTPSEFNSDHIDNAVFGTDEFRMYAFKIKRCPRVRSHDWTECPYAHRGEKAQRRDPSKFNYSAIACPAFRMNGKCPKSDACEFAHGVFEYWLHPARYRTRACNAGKYCQRKVCFFAHTPEQLRSETKYKFHYAYRARNNGTGDRSNGNEGAISAVPPVPEQLTRKKNESNCFDGVSEFLKTLRGLKIRDCEEAGDQRSSTSNCWELPDSDLPHLGWISELLQ comes from the coding sequence atgttgaatgGCATCAATCCCGGTTTCTACGATTTCTCCGAGCAGCAGTTTCCCCAAGTCGTCACTCCTTCCGAGTTCAATTCTGACCACATTGACAACGCCGTGTTTGGCACAGATGAGTTCCGCATGTACGCCTTTAAGATCAAGCGATGCCCGAGAGTGCGAAGCCACGACTGGACCGAGTGCCCCTACGCGCACCGCGGCGAAAAGGCCCAGCGCCGGGACCCAAGTAAATTCAACTACTCGGCCATCGCCTGCCCCGCCTTCCGCATGAACGGGAAATGCCCTAAGAGCGATGCCTGTGAGTTTGCGCACGGAGTATTCGAGTACTGGCTGCACCCCGCAAGGTACCGCACGCGTGCATGCAATGCCGGCAAATATTGCCAACGTAAGGTATGTTTTTTCGCCCACACGCCCGAGCAACTGAGATCGGAGACCAAATACAAGTTCCATTACGCTTACCGGGCACGAAATAACGGTACTGGGGATAGATCAAATGGAAACGAGGGAGCCATATCAGCAGTACCACCGGTGCCAGAACAGTTGACGAGGAAGAAGAATGAGAGTAATTGTTTTGATGGTGTTTCGGagtttttgaaaacattgaggGGCTTGAAGATTAGGGATTGCGAGGAGGCAGGGGATCAGAGGAGCTCTACTTCTAATTGCTGGGAATTACCAGATTCGGATTTGCCTCATCTCGGTTGGATTTCAGAGCTGTtgcagtaa
- the LOC108998849 gene encoding polycomb group protein EMBRYONIC FLOWER 2 isoform X2 — protein MCRQDSRVRMSAEEEVAAEESLSVYCKPVELYNILQRRAIRNPSFLQRCLHYKIEAKNRKRIQMKISLPGTANESLQTQKLFPLCIFLARLVSDVADAEDSAVYRFSRAFIWNNPIGVGGSTQIQANIILPEINKLALEAKSGSLAILLVSWVGAENPLPGIDLTKGSLDVTSFPLTAGGDCLWGKIPFESLYLSWENSPNFILGQRAEIISTVNMHSCFLKLSCLNEDRCISIQLPYNSETLSTSQQVQVIISAEEIGAKEKSPYNSYMCSDIPSSSLSHIIRLRAGNVVFNYRYYKNKLQTTEVTEDFTCPFCLIKCSSFKGLRFHLCSSHDLFNFEFWVTEEYQAVNVSVKTETWRSEVVADGVDPKQQTFFFCSKPLRRRRPKNLVQSAKHVHPLALESQLPSEVCELLDKADGVSSATPQSHVDPDCVQSIPGNNLAAPTVLQFAKTRKLSIERSDPRNCALLRKRQFFHSHRAQPMAPEQVLSDRDSEDEVDDDVADFEDRRMLDDFVDVTKDEKLMMHMWNSFVRKQRVLADGHIPWACEAFSSLHGPDLVRNPALIWCWRLFMIKLWNHGLLDARTMNNCNVTLEQCQSQDSYPKT, from the exons ATGTGCCGTCAAGATTCCCGTGTGCGTATGTCGGCCGAAGAGGAAGTCGCCGCGGAAGAGAGCCTCTCCGTTTACTGCAAGCCCGTAGAACTCTACAACATTCTTCAGCGCCGTGCCATCAGAAAC CCGTCATTTCTTCAAAGATGTTTGCACTACAAAATAGAggcaaaaaatagaaagag AATACAAATGAAAATTTCTTTACCGGGGACTGCGAATGAAAGTTTACAAACTCAAAAACTGTTTCCCCTGTGTATTTTCTTAGCGAGACTAGTTTCTGATGTTGCAGATGCTGAG GATTCCGCTGTGTACCGCTTTAGTCGAGCATTCATCTGGAACAATCCTATCGGAGTAGGTGGGAGTACTCAAATTCAAGCCAATATTATTCTTCCTGAGATTAATAAGCTAGCACTGGAGGCCAAATCTGGTTCACTTGCCATCTTGCTTGTCAGCTGGG TTGGGGCTGAAAATCCTTTGCCTGGAATCGATTTAACCAAGGGATCTTTGGATGTGACTTCTTTTCCGT TAACTGCTGGAGGAGACTGCTTATGGGGCAAGATACCATTCGAATCACTTTACTTATCGTGGGAGAATTCTCCTAACTTCATCTTGGGCCAGAGGGCTGAGATAATTTCAACTGTAAACATGCATTCTTGCTTCTTAAAG CTGAGTTGTTTGAATGAGGACAGAtgcatctcaattcaacttccATATAATTCTGAAACTCTG AGTACATCACAGCAAGTGCAAGTCATCATTTCTGCAGAAGAGATTGGGGCGAAGGAGAAATCTCCTTATAATTCATACATGTGTAGTGACATTCCTTCTTCATCATTGTCTCATATTATTCG GCTAAGGGCAGGAAATGTCGTTTTTAATTATCGATACTACAAAAATAAGTTGCAGACAACAGAAG TAACTGAAGACTTTACATGCCCATTCTGCTTGATAAAATGCTCTAGCTTTAAG GGTCTCAGATTTCACTTGTGTTCATCACATGATCTCTTCAACTTTGAGTTTTGG GTGACTGAAGAGTATCAAGCTGTAAATGTGTCTGTAAAAACTGAAACGTGGAGATCTGAG GTTGTTGCAGATGGTGTTGATCCTAAGCAACAAACATTcttcttttg CTCAAAGCCACTTAGACGCAGAAGACCGAAGAACCTAGTTCAAAGTGCAAAGCATGTACATCCACTCGCCTTGGAGTCACAGTTGCCATCAGAAGTCTGTGAACTTCTAGACAAGGCTGATG GGGTTTCAAGTGCCACACCACAATCACATGTTGATCCTGATTGTGTTCAATCAATACCCGGGAATAATCTTGCAGCCCCTACCGTGCTACAGTTTGCAAAGACAAGAAAGTTATCTATTGAACGATCTGATCCTAGAAA CTGTGCCCTGCTGCGGAAGCGACAGTTCTTTCACTCACATAGAGCACAG CCAATGGCACCAGAGCAAGTATTATCAGATCGAGATAGTGAAGATGAAGTTGATGACGATGTTGCAGACTTTGAAGATCGGAGG ATGCttgatgattttgttgatgtgacGAAGGATGAGAAGCTAATGATGCATATGTGGAATTCTTTTGTGAGGAAGCAACG GGTGCTAGCAGATGGTCATATTCCTTGGGCATGTGAGGCCTTTTCGAGCTTGCATGGACCTGACCTGGTCCGTAACCCTGCCCTGATTTG GTGTTGGAGattatttatgatcaagctatgGAATCACGGTCTCCTTGATGCGCGCACCATGAACAATTGTAATGTTACTCTTGAACAATGCCAAAGCCAGGATTCGTATCCTAAAACCTAA
- the LOC108998819 gene encoding cyclic nucleotide-gated ion channel 2-like, whose amino-acid sequence MSRNPDKNNNRNSHSISDGDHEPIAITKNFNECSACTQVGVPVFHSIRSDCNLRRPSWGPFGRVSDPRSKRVLRWNRAVLLARGMALALDPLFFYTISLSPSGAPCFYINVALAAILTVVRTCVDLVHLCHLLLQLRLAYVSTESLVVGCGKLVWDARAIASHNLRSLKGFWLDAFVILPVPQVVTWLVVPKLLKEEGIKLIMTILLVTYLFQFLPKLYHSIYLLRKLQKVTGYIFGSDWWRLHLNLLAYFIASHVAGGCWYALSTQRLVSCLQQQYSCDRPRINNYSCNLSLFCSEGIGTCLYNQSPATTINRSLCLDVDGPFNFGIYSEALPVFSSNSLALTILYPIYWGFLNLSTFGNVLEPSSNWLELIVSICITLAGLALFITLVGNIQIILHTVTATKKEMQLRYRDMERWMKRRQLPSHLRRRVRHFERLRGAAMGGLDEMELIRDLPDGLRRDIKRYLCIDLVKKVPLFQVLDDLILDNICDMVTPLFFSRGERIIREGDPVHRMIFIVNGRLNRRQALGKGFVTTSTVLEAGSFLGEDLLSWCLHQTFIDRLPSSPATFVCLESVEAYGLDACNLRFITEHFRYKFSSDGLIKRTMRYYSSNWRTWGAVIIQFAWRRYRIRTR is encoded by the exons ATGTCAAGAAATCCTGACAAGAATAATAACAGAAACAGCCATAGCATTAGCGATGGCGATCATGAGCCTATTGCAATTACCAAGAACTTCAACGAATGCTCTGCCTGCACTCAGGTGGGTGTCCCTGTTTTCCACTCCATCCGCTCTGACTGTAACCTTCGCCGCCCCAGCTGGGGCCCTTTCGGGAGAGTTTCGGACCCACGAAGCAAGCGCGTGCTGAGGTGGAACCGTGCCGTCTTGCTGGCACGTGGCATGGCTTTGGCCTTGGATCCTCTGTTCTTCTACACGATTTCCTTGAGCCCGAGTGGTGCCCCATGTTTCTACATAAACGTTGCGTTGGCTGCTATCCTCACCGTTGTTCGCACGTGTGTGGACTTGGTTCATCTGTGCCATCTCTTGCTCCAGTTAAGGCTGGCGTACGTGTCGACCGAATCTTTGGTTGTTGGGTGTGGGAAGCTGGTGTGGGACGCACGTGCGATTGCATCTCACAACCTGCGTTCCCTGAAGGGTTTCTGGTTGGATGCTTTTGTAATACTTCCGGTTCCTCAG GTGGTAACGTGGTTAGTAGTCCCGAAATTGCTCAAAGAAGAAGGGATTAAGCTGATAATGACAATACTTTTAGTAACCTACTTGTTTCAATTCCTTCCCAAACTCTACCATAGCATTTACTTGTTGAGGAAACTGCAAAAGGTCACAGGTTATATCTTTGGCAGTGATTGGTGGCGTTTGCACCTTAATCTCCTTGCCTACTTCATTGCTTCTCAT GTTGCAGGGGGATGCTGGTATGCCCTTTCAACACAACGACTGGTGTCGTGCCTCCAGCAACAGTACTCATGTGACAGACCAAGGATTAACAACTACTCATGtaatctctctttattttgctCAGAGGGAATTGGTACTTGTCTTTATAACCAGTCTCCAGCAACAACAATTAATAGGTCATTATGCTTGGATGTCGATGGGCCTTTCAATTTTGGGATCTATTCGGAGGCACTTCCAGTATTTTCTAGCAATTCCCTCGCTCTTACCATCCTCTATCCCATATACTGGGGCTTTCTGAACCTtag CACTTTCGGAAATGTTCTTGAGCCTTCAAGTAACTGGTTGGAATTGATAGTCAGTATTTGCATCACGCTTGCGGGCTTGGCACTCTTCATTACTTTGGTTGGCAACATCCAG ATAATTCTGCATACGGTCACGGCAACTAAGAAAGAAATGCAGCTGAGATATCGAGACATGGAGAGGTGGATGAAAAGAAGGCAGTTGCCATCTCATTTGAGACGGAGAGTTCGCCATTTTGAACGCCTAAGAGGGGCAGCCATGGGAGGATTGGATGAGATGGAATTGATCAGAGATTTGCCCGATGGCCTCCGTAGGGACATTAAACGTTATCTTTGCATAGATCTTGTCAAGAAG GTTCCTCTATTCCAAGTGTTGGACGATCTTATTCTTGACAACATCTGCGATATGGTCACACCCCTTTTCTTTTCCAGAGGCGAAAGG ATTATTAGAGAAGGAGACCCTGTTCACAggatgatatttatagttaatGGACGCCTAAACCGTCGCCAAGCGCTTGGTAAAGGGTTCGTAACGACGAGTACTGTGCTTGAAGCTGGTAGCTTTCTGGGTGAAGATCTCCTATCCTGGTGCCTCCACCAAACTTTTATAGATCGGCTTCCGTCCTCACCTGCAACATTTGTTTGCCTAGAGTCCGTAGAAGCATATGGTCTGGATGCTTGCAATCTCCGATTTATAACCGAACATTTCCGTTACAAGTTTTCCAGCGATGGACTAATTAAGAGGACGATGAGATACTACTCGTCCAATTGGCGAACATGGGGAGCCGTCATAATACAGTTTGCTTGGCGTCGCTACAGGATAAGAACTAGGTGA
- the LOC108998849 gene encoding polycomb group protein EMBRYONIC FLOWER 2 isoform X1, with product MCRQDSRVRMSAEEEVAAEESLSVYCKPVELYNILQRRAIRNPSFLQRCLHYKIEAKNRKRIQMKISLPGTANESLQTQKLFPLCIFLARLVSDVADAEDSAVYRFSRAFIWNNPIGVGGSTQIQANIILPEINKLALEAKSGSLAILLVSWVGAENPLPGIDLTKGSLDVTSFPLTAGGDCLWGKIPFESLYLSWENSPNFILGQRAEIISTVNMHSCFLKLSCLNEDRCISIQLPYNSETLSTSQQVQVIISAEEIGAKEKSPYNSYMCSDIPSSSLSHIIRLRAGNVVFNYRYYKNKLQTTEVTEDFTCPFCLIKCSSFKGLRFHLCSSHDLFNFEFWVTEEYQAVNVSVKTETWRSEVVADGVDPKQQTFFFCSKPLRRRRPKNLVQSAKHVHPLALESQLPSEVCELLDKADDAHSSKGDRARFSGVSSATPQSHVDPDCVQSIPGNNLAAPTVLQFAKTRKLSIERSDPRNCALLRKRQFFHSHRAQPMAPEQVLSDRDSEDEVDDDVADFEDRRMLDDFVDVTKDEKLMMHMWNSFVRKQRVLADGHIPWACEAFSSLHGPDLVRNPALIWCWRLFMIKLWNHGLLDARTMNNCNVTLEQCQSQDSYPKT from the exons ATGTGCCGTCAAGATTCCCGTGTGCGTATGTCGGCCGAAGAGGAAGTCGCCGCGGAAGAGAGCCTCTCCGTTTACTGCAAGCCCGTAGAACTCTACAACATTCTTCAGCGCCGTGCCATCAGAAAC CCGTCATTTCTTCAAAGATGTTTGCACTACAAAATAGAggcaaaaaatagaaagag AATACAAATGAAAATTTCTTTACCGGGGACTGCGAATGAAAGTTTACAAACTCAAAAACTGTTTCCCCTGTGTATTTTCTTAGCGAGACTAGTTTCTGATGTTGCAGATGCTGAG GATTCCGCTGTGTACCGCTTTAGTCGAGCATTCATCTGGAACAATCCTATCGGAGTAGGTGGGAGTACTCAAATTCAAGCCAATATTATTCTTCCTGAGATTAATAAGCTAGCACTGGAGGCCAAATCTGGTTCACTTGCCATCTTGCTTGTCAGCTGGG TTGGGGCTGAAAATCCTTTGCCTGGAATCGATTTAACCAAGGGATCTTTGGATGTGACTTCTTTTCCGT TAACTGCTGGAGGAGACTGCTTATGGGGCAAGATACCATTCGAATCACTTTACTTATCGTGGGAGAATTCTCCTAACTTCATCTTGGGCCAGAGGGCTGAGATAATTTCAACTGTAAACATGCATTCTTGCTTCTTAAAG CTGAGTTGTTTGAATGAGGACAGAtgcatctcaattcaacttccATATAATTCTGAAACTCTG AGTACATCACAGCAAGTGCAAGTCATCATTTCTGCAGAAGAGATTGGGGCGAAGGAGAAATCTCCTTATAATTCATACATGTGTAGTGACATTCCTTCTTCATCATTGTCTCATATTATTCG GCTAAGGGCAGGAAATGTCGTTTTTAATTATCGATACTACAAAAATAAGTTGCAGACAACAGAAG TAACTGAAGACTTTACATGCCCATTCTGCTTGATAAAATGCTCTAGCTTTAAG GGTCTCAGATTTCACTTGTGTTCATCACATGATCTCTTCAACTTTGAGTTTTGG GTGACTGAAGAGTATCAAGCTGTAAATGTGTCTGTAAAAACTGAAACGTGGAGATCTGAG GTTGTTGCAGATGGTGTTGATCCTAAGCAACAAACATTcttcttttg CTCAAAGCCACTTAGACGCAGAAGACCGAAGAACCTAGTTCAAAGTGCAAAGCATGTACATCCACTCGCCTTGGAGTCACAGTTGCCATCAGAAGTCTGTGAACTTCTAGACAAGGCTGATG atgcTCATTCTAGCAAAGGTGATAGGGCTCGTTTCTCAG GGGTTTCAAGTGCCACACCACAATCACATGTTGATCCTGATTGTGTTCAATCAATACCCGGGAATAATCTTGCAGCCCCTACCGTGCTACAGTTTGCAAAGACAAGAAAGTTATCTATTGAACGATCTGATCCTAGAAA CTGTGCCCTGCTGCGGAAGCGACAGTTCTTTCACTCACATAGAGCACAG CCAATGGCACCAGAGCAAGTATTATCAGATCGAGATAGTGAAGATGAAGTTGATGACGATGTTGCAGACTTTGAAGATCGGAGG ATGCttgatgattttgttgatgtgacGAAGGATGAGAAGCTAATGATGCATATGTGGAATTCTTTTGTGAGGAAGCAACG GGTGCTAGCAGATGGTCATATTCCTTGGGCATGTGAGGCCTTTTCGAGCTTGCATGGACCTGACCTGGTCCGTAACCCTGCCCTGATTTG GTGTTGGAGattatttatgatcaagctatgGAATCACGGTCTCCTTGATGCGCGCACCATGAACAATTGTAATGTTACTCTTGAACAATGCCAAAGCCAGGATTCGTATCCTAAAACCTAA
- the LOC108998787 gene encoding oleosin 1, which yields MAEHQQQSQHPAQQPRSHQVVKAATAATAGGSLLLLSGLILASTVIALTVVTPLLVIFSPVLVPAVITVCLIIFGFLASGGFGVAALTVLSWIYRYMTGRQPPGTEQIDQARMKLASKAREMKDKAEQFGQQHVSGAQSS from the coding sequence ATGGCCGAGCACCAACAGCAATCCCAGCACCCAGCCCAACAACCCCGGTCACATCAAGTTGTCAAGGCAGCCACAGCGGCCACCGCCGGAGGGTCCCTCCTGCTACTCTCTGGCTTGATCCTAGCCAGCACGGTCATCGCCTTGACCGTAGTCACCCCACTGCTTGTGATATTCAGTCCTGTTCTCGTCCCGGCGGTCATTACAGTCTGTCTTATTATCTTTGGGTTCTTGGCCTCCGGTGGATTCGGAGTAGCGGCGTTGACAGTTTTGTCGTGGATTTATAGGTACATGACGGGAAGGCAACCACCTGGGACGGAACAAATTGACCAGGCACGCATGAAGCTGGCTAGCAAGGCTCGAGAGATGAAGGACAAGGCTGAGCAGTTTGGTCAGCAGCATGTCTCTGGTGCCCAGAGCTCTTAA